GATGGTCGGCTGGCGGCCAAAACCGGCTGGACCGAGCACGTCGTCACTCCGGCGTCCGGAGTGTCCACTGTGGACGGCATCCTGACCGGCTGGCACGAACCGGAGGCCTCGCACCTGCAGATGCTGGCCGCGATCAGCGGTCCGCGGCTGCTGTCCGAGTCGTACGAGGAGGCCATCGCGGCCGGCTATCGGTGGCATGAGTTCGGCGACGTACACCTGCTCTGGAAACCCTGAACCGATCCGACATTTCCCCATCAAACATGCGCCGACCTGCATGTTTTAGGCAATCTTCGACGTGCGTCCGCCGGCCGTTCACCTGGCTCGCCGAGATTGAGCCGGACACCGCGGCGAGACGGAGCGCACGACATGACCCATGGCCACCACCATCACGACCACGCCACCGAGCCGGTCGACCTGCCACCGGCACTGGACAGCAGCGTGCCGGACGAGGAGCTGGCGCCCGGCGACCTGTCGCGGCGCGGGTTTCTTCGCAACGCCGGCCTGCTCGGCGCTGGCGCGGCGGCCGCCGGCACCTTCGGCGTGCCGGTCGCCGCCGCGGCCAGCGACTGGTCCGGACACTCGCAGCACGGCGGCTTCCGGTGGCTGGCCGGCGACCACCACATCCACACGCAATACAGCAACGACGCCGTCTATCGGGTGATCGACCACGTCCAGCACGCCAACGCCTTCGGCCTGGACTGGATGGTGATCACCGATCACGGCAGCGTCCAGCACGCGAAAATCGGCGTGGAGAAAGTCAACCCGGACATTGTGGCGGCTCGCGCCAAGGTGTCGGACACGCTGGTTTTCCAAGGCCTGGAGTGGAACATCCCGGCCGCCGAGCACGGCACGGTCTTCGTGCATCCGGGCCGTAACGAGGTCTCGGTGCTCAAGGAGTTCGAAAACTCCTTCGACGGGTCGGTGAAGAACGCCGGCTCGTCCACGCCGGCCAACGAGGCGCTGGCCATCAGCGGCGTCAACTTCCTGGCCAGCGCGGTGAAAAAGCGCCGCGTGCAGGACGCGCTGTTCCTGGCCAACCATCCGGCCCGCAAGGGCATCGACTCGCCGCACGAGATCCGCGGCTGGCGCGACGCGCAGCCGCACATCGCGGTCGGCTTCGAAGGAGCACCGGGTCACCAGGCCTCCGGCATCCCCAAGCCGTACGGTCCCGGCAGCGGCCGCGGCGCCTACGACAACTCGCCGTCGGCCGACTCTTTTCCCGGCTATCCCTTGGAAAGCTATCGCACCTGGGGTGGCTTCGACTGGCTGACCGCGACCGTCGGCGGCCTGTGGGACAGCCTGCTGGCCGAAGGCAAGCCGTGGTGGATCACCGCCAACTCGGACTCGCACTGGGTCTACAACGACACCAGTGATCGTGGCCCGGGCAGCGACTTCCCCACCAACGGCCATTACAACGATCCGGTCTACGCCGGCAAGGTTGGCAGCACCAACAGCGATTTCTGGCCCGGTTACTACAGTCGTACGCACGTCGGCGCGACCGGTTTCTCGTACGCGGCGGTGATGGCCGGACTGCGCGCCGGCCGGGTCTGGGTCGACCACGGTGGACTGCTCGGCGGCATCGACGTGCGCGTACGCTCTGGCGGCCGCTGGGTCACCCTCGGCGACACGTTGGTGCTGCGACGCGGCTCGTCCGTGCAGCTCGCCGTGACCATCGACCTCGCCGACCGGCCAAACTGGGCCCAGTTCGTGCCAAAACTCGCCCGAGTCGACGTGATTCGCGGCGCGGTGACCGGCCCGGTGGCCGACCGCGACACGTTCGCTGCGCCGAAGACCGCGGTGGCGAAGTCGTTCCAGATCGGCAAAACCACCGGCCAGGCGACCTTCACCTACGACCTCGGCCGGCTCGACGACGGCTTTTACGTACGCCTGCGAGGAACCGACGGCAAGCGCGGCGCACCGGGCTTTCACGGCGCCGCGATCGACCCGGCCGGTCCGGCGATGGACGTGGTCGGTGACGCCGATCCGTGGAACGACCTGTGGTTCTACACCAACCCGATCTGGGTCCTGCCGGCGCGATGACGGTCGAGCGCCACGATCTCGGCCACCGTACGGTCGCCGACGCCGAGCACTGGCTGGCCGACCGGCCGCCGGTGCCCGGCGAGATCGCCTGTACGCACCTGGTCCGCGGCGACGCACCACATGTCGCCGTCACGATCGCGGACGAGCCGGTCGATGGCGGCCGGGCCGTACGTTTCCCTGGCGTGGAGGCGCTGACCGGCACGCTGACGGTCGCCGACCTGCTGGAGAAGAGCGCGATCGACCAGGTGCGTGTCATCGGCGGCGCGCCGGCGACACCGGAAACTTTGGTGGACACGCGCGATTTCGTCCGTCCACTGTGGATGGACGGCGTACTGACGCTGGTCTGCACGCCCGCCGCCGGCGGCCGGATCGCACCGTTCGAGGTCCCGAATCCGACACCCTGCTGCGCCGATCATCGCTAGTGTCGCCGCATGGAGACGCGACGAAATGTCCTGGCGGCGCTAGGAATCGGCACGTTGGTGGCCGGGTTCGATCCGGTCACTCGCGCATGGGCCAGTGACGGCGACGCCGATCGCGTGCCGCCACTGGAGGGCACGCTGCACCTGGACGAGCCGACCCGCCGCGCGGACGCGCAGGATGCCGGCCGCTATCTGACCCGGCTGCCACCTGCCGTGCTGCGGCCGGGTTCGGTGGCCGACATCCAGAAGATGATCCGGTTCTGCCGGCGTCACCGGATCCCGGTCGCGGCTCGCGGGCTGGCCAACACCACCAATGGGCAGGGTCTGGTCAGCGGCCTGCTGATCGAAAACCGGTCCCTGGCCGGCATCGAG
The nucleotide sequence above comes from Fodinicola acaciae. Encoded proteins:
- a CDS encoding PHP domain-containing protein, whose translation is MTHGHHHHDHATEPVDLPPALDSSVPDEELAPGDLSRRGFLRNAGLLGAGAAAAGTFGVPVAAAASDWSGHSQHGGFRWLAGDHHIHTQYSNDAVYRVIDHVQHANAFGLDWMVITDHGSVQHAKIGVEKVNPDIVAARAKVSDTLVFQGLEWNIPAAEHGTVFVHPGRNEVSVLKEFENSFDGSVKNAGSSTPANEALAISGVNFLASAVKKRRVQDALFLANHPARKGIDSPHEIRGWRDAQPHIAVGFEGAPGHQASGIPKPYGPGSGRGAYDNSPSADSFPGYPLESYRTWGGFDWLTATVGGLWDSLLAEGKPWWITANSDSHWVYNDTSDRGPGSDFPTNGHYNDPVYAGKVGSTNSDFWPGYYSRTHVGATGFSYAAVMAGLRAGRVWVDHGGLLGGIDVRVRSGGRWVTLGDTLVLRRGSSVQLAVTIDLADRPNWAQFVPKLARVDVIRGAVTGPVADRDTFAAPKTAVAKSFQIGKTTGQATFTYDLGRLDDGFYVRLRGTDGKRGAPGFHGAAIDPAGPAMDVVGDADPWNDLWFYTNPIWVLPAR